A stretch of the Coprobacillus cateniformis genome encodes the following:
- the potA gene encoding spermidine/putrescine ABC transporter ATP-binding protein, which produces MKKLIELDNLTKEFNGQVVLKGIHLDIHENEFMTLLGPSGCGKTTTLRIVGGFEEASSGEVLFDGIDISTLPPYKREVNTVFQKYALFPHMNVFDNIAFGLKIKKLDKDIVRQKVMRMLSLVGLEGFEKRNISQLSGGQQQRVAIARALVNEPKVLLLDEPLGALDLKLRKAMQIELKNIQKEVGITFVYVTHDQEEALTMSDTIVVMNDGNIQQIGTPTDIYNEPENRFVAQFIGESNIVEGKFIKDFLVEFDHQQFVCVDKGFDEGQDVDIVLRPEDLDIVEEGQGKIAGVVSSIVFKGVHYEIMVETEERMYKVHTTDMSEVGKKVNLDFWPEDIHVMETMGTY; this is translated from the coding sequence ATGAAAAAATTAATTGAACTTGATAATTTAACAAAAGAATTTAATGGACAAGTTGTTCTCAAGGGAATTCATTTGGATATTCATGAAAACGAATTTATGACTTTGCTTGGTCCAAGTGGATGTGGAAAAACAACAACATTAAGAATTGTTGGTGGTTTTGAAGAAGCCAGCTCAGGAGAGGTTTTGTTTGATGGTATTGATATTTCAACATTGCCACCTTATAAAAGAGAGGTCAATACAGTCTTTCAAAAATATGCTTTGTTTCCACATATGAATGTGTTTGATAACATAGCTTTTGGATTGAAAATTAAGAAATTGGATAAAGATATTGTTAGACAAAAAGTGATGAGAATGTTAAGTCTTGTTGGATTAGAAGGTTTTGAAAAAAGAAATATTTCACAACTTTCAGGGGGCCAGCAACAACGTGTAGCAATTGCAAGAGCACTTGTTAATGAACCAAAAGTTCTTTTGTTGGATGAACCTTTAGGAGCATTGGACTTAAAGTTAAGAAAAGCTATGCAAATTGAACTTAAAAATATTCAAAAGGAAGTTGGTATTACATTTGTCTATGTAACTCATGATCAAGAAGAAGCATTAACAATGTCAGATACAATAGTTGTTATGAATGATGGAAATATTCAGCAGATTGGAACGCCAACAGATATTTATAATGAACCTGAGAATAGATTTGTTGCGCAATTTATTGGTGAATCAAATATTGTTGAAGGGAAATTTATTAAAGATTTCTTAGTTGAATTTGATCATCAGCAATTTGTTTGTGTTGATAAAGGATTTGATGAAGGACAAGATGTTGATATTGTCTTAAGGCCAGAAGATTTAGATATTGTTGAAGAAGGGCAAGGAAAAATCGCTGGTGTTGTTTCTTCTATTGTTTTTAAAGGTGTTCATTATGAAATCATGGTAGAAACAGAGGAACGTATGTATAAGGTGCATACAACTGATATGAGTGAAGTTGGTAAAAAGGTAAATCTTGATTTTTGGCCTGAAGATATTCATGTTATGGAAACAATGGGGACATATTAA